CGCACGTTCAGTCACGTCCAGAAATGGCAAAGTCCTTATTGCCGCGGCATCGAATGTACAGAGGGTGAGATCTTCCTGTCTGACCAGAACGGCAAGTGATTCAATCTCGCCAGCGTGGACACCCTGTTGTCGCAACAGCGGCAGCCGGCGGAGAACCTCCTGCATCTCTTCGGCAGTTGCTAGGGTTTCAGTCACGAGACCAGTGGTAATATACTGCTGTCGAAAATCTACCTGAAATTTCCGCCCAGCTCTGCGGTAATACTTGACCTCATCTACCACCGTTGAGGCAACATGCAGGTCATGCATGGCTACAAGTCGGTCAAAAACGTCGATTTCGAGAAGTTTGATGATAACGTCGGCATCAAGAAGCCATAATTTCAATCGACTCGCCCTCCGCCTCGCTCAATCCCCGATATTCAAGAAACTCATCAATATCAGCGCGATCAATATCAAGCAGTTCTGAGAACTTGCCACGAGAAATCAATCCCTTGCGGAGACATTTCACTGCAAGCAGTGTGAATCTTTCCGAAGAGGGGGTTTCGTAGTCAGCATCCCTTCTGATGCGCCGGTCGATCATCAAAAGCTCATCGTTTCTTGCCAGATCGTTCGCTTTTTCCCATTCGATGAAACGCATGTTCGCCATTCGATAGAGCAACGCCTGTGTTGAAACGCCAAATTCCCGGGCAATGTCGACAATGTCCGAAAAGGAAAGCTTTTGTTCCTTTATCCGCGCATTCAACTCTTCACGAACTGCACTTTCCGGGAGGAGCAGAGTCGAGGCAAAGCGCTCGGCCTTTTTCTCAATATCCTTGAACAGTGCTTCATCCTGCTCAAGATCCGAAGGGTTGAACGTATTCCAGGTGATGATATGGAACAGTTCGTGGGCAAGAGTGAAATTGATGCGCCATGGTGCTTCTTCGCTATTAACGACGATGGCGGCGCCAAATTCAGGGTGAACCGTTGAAGCAGCGGAACCAAACTCGGACAACTCGATAAAGAGAATTTTGGTACGGAGCATCTGCTCCATAACCTTCTGCAATGAAAGTGCAGGCCTGCTGCCCATGTTGAGAAGGTTACTCACCTTGGCGGCCAATGCATCAACCTGATGGTAGGTGCGGATGTCTGCCGGTGAAACGGAAATAACAGGACCAGATCCTTCTTCTACCAGGCCGAGCAATTTTTCAAGTAGATGGTACTCCTCGAATCTGTGCTTTATCGATGCCTCTATTTCACTTTTTCGTTCGGAAGGAGCCCGGCGCCAGAGAAAATGCACGGCTGGCTGTGGTACATCATCCCCCATGAGCAGGTTGTTCAAGTTACAGAAATACGTTTTGGCAAATTGAGCCAACTCGCTCGCCTTTACCTCCCGATCACCTTTTTCGATATTACTCAGTGTCTGGTAATTGGTGAAACCAAGACGAGTTGCTGCATCGCCAATCGACAAGCCAACCGCTTCGCGGGCCTTTCGGAGACGTTCAGCCAATTCCAATCTCGACATTAAATTTCCCCCTTTCTGTCAAGTAAAAATATAAATAAATTATACTTGCATGTCAACAATATAATAAATTATTATATTGTTGATTGACAAAGCGAATACCACACAATATATTGAATTCAATTGTTAGCGAGATACCATATGTGGTGCAAAAACAATAAGGAGATTGCCATGTCACGAAAAGAACATCATGTAGTGCCGAACTCAAACGGCGGGTGGGATGTTGTCAAACCGGGAGCTCAGCGAGTATCCGTTCACACGGAGACAAAGAGGGAAGCAATTAATCAGGGGAGAACAATCAGCCAGAATCAGCAGTCAGAGTTCATCATCCACAACAAGAACGGCAGAATATCCGGGGCAGACAGTCACGGTAACGACCCATTTCCACCCAGAGGTTAACCGCCATCACGCGTTTTTTGCCCGCTCTTCGCGGTCAAGGAGCCGTTGCGCCCATTCGCGTGCCCGCTGATATCGTTCCAGTTGGCTGGCGCTTGGCAGCTGGCCGCTGGTCATGACACTGGATGCCTCCAGCAACTCCTGGAGCGCTGCCAGCAGATCTTCATTACTCATTTCAGAAACCTCCATGCGTAGTTTATCCTTCAGTTTGAATCCGGCCAGCAACATCGTGAAAGAAGTCGTGCGACCAGAGAGTAAGCATCTGCTGATCATTGACGAACGGCGCCACGTCTTTTCTCGCCTGATTTACATCGAGTCGGGTGATGGTATCGAACAGCAGATCACGAAACGCCGCAGAAGATAATGGCGCTTCACCGTTCCAATGGCCGGTCTGCCGCATCCGCTGTTCAAGATGAGCAAGGTTCAGCTGCGGATGATTAGCTGCATACCAGACAAAATCGTACCAGTCGCGGCCTTTCACCCGGTTTTTCCATTTGCGGTACAAAATAGCATGCATCTTGCCGGCAAAGAGATCCGGGAGTGTATAGCTCCTGACGGCAAACGGGATTGGTTGCAGCAGGTAGCGGGTCGAGGTGTTAAAACCGGGCGGTGGGTCCGTGTCCACCTCGATCTTCACCTTCAGCACCTGGCCGGCTGCAACCTGACCGGCAAGTTCCTCACCGGCCTCAATGACCAGGAGTTCATTACGGGTGTTCGCCTTGAGGAATGCAGACTGCACCGCAGATTCCACCGCCTTGTCAACCATCTCTACCCGGACATTGAAACCGAATGCCAGGAGTTCTTCCTCAAGTGATGCCGTGTACCGAGCCAGATTAAAATCGGGGGATGGCGTCAGGAGTGAGAAATCCAAATCCTCGGAAAACCGGTCGAGTCCGTACAGGATGCGCAGAGCCGTACCGCCGTAGAATGCGGCGTGCTCAAAAAACTTGGCCCGCCAGAGTCCGAGCAGCGCCACTTCCTGAATAATCTCCCGTAGTGCTCTGACTGAATCGTCAACGCTCTTCGGTTCATATTTGGCAAGCATGCGGGTCACCGCCTCATGCATTATCGTGCTCCTTTACTCAGACGGGTAATCAGATCGGCCAGCAGCTTCACTCTGCGAGATCTGTAGTGCCTGGCGATTTCCGCAAGTCGGGCCGGATCGAGTCCACGGAGATTTGCAGGGTCGATGCGTAGATCAGCCAGCAGATATTCATGCAACTCCTTCTGCGTTGAAATGCCGGCGCCCCGGTCGGCAACGATCCGGTCTGCCAGAGCCTTTTCCGGAATGGCGATCAGAAAAGAACGGCCATCATCCAGTTCAACCTGGTCCATACCGGTACGGAATGCTTCCATCGGGATCATTCGATACGAAAAAGTACCGACCGGCGAATCGAAAGTCCGGGAGCGGCCACAGGTTACCGAAGTTACCGTCTCAACCCGTTCAGGTGTCAGGCCATGATAGTGCAGCGCATATTCGAGGGAAACATAGGCCGGACCATAGATGAGATTGGCAAGCAGTTCGCGACAAAATGGCCTCCGGCGCAATGACTCACCTAGGATATAGAGCCCCTTCTTGACGCGGACTATATCCCCTTTGGCCAGCATGCCGGAAATCTTCATCCGTGGCTGTGTATATCCGTGGACAGAATCCAACAGAGTCTGATAGTCAAACTCCTCGTAGGGAATGCTCTTGAGCAGAAGGCTGTTAGTCATGATCACCATCTCCTGAGTGATAGCGACAATTTATCAGTTAACAACATAGTATGTCTACATATATTAGACATACTATGTTGTTGTATAGCATATATCAGAATATATTACCTGTTCACTATAAGCATCCATTCCAATTTTCAGCTAGAATTTTTCCACCTTCACAGTTGCCAAGTAAACAAATTATGTATATTATAAAACCATGTAAGGGGGATTATCCAATGGCACTTGCTCACGCAAAAACAGCCGACATTGACCTCACTTCCGACGATTCACGAAGCGCACTATCGAAGATGGTCATCAAACTATTCCACCTCTGGGATCTTTCGACCGCCGATCAGCTCGATCTGTTGGGCCTGAGCCCCAAGAGCCGGGCCATGCTGGCAAAATACGGCAAGGGAGAAGCGCTGCCCGGCACCCGCGACATTCTGGACCGTGTCGGCTGGCTCCTGGCCATTCACAAGGCGCTGCGGCTTCTCTACCCGCAGAATGAAGATATCCGCTATTCATGGGTTTCCCGGCGGAACACGGCTTTTGACAACCTTACCCCACTTGCTGTCATGAAGGAACAGGGAATCATCGGCATCGCCAAGGTAGCCCGCTACCTCGATTTCTACCGTGGGCGCTGATTCATGCCGTGTCTATTCGACAAAACCTGCGATTTCAACGATGACCTTTTTCGCAACATTGTATCCTTGCGCGAGTCGGTCGATCTATTTTCAGATTTGACTGACGGTGACGAATATTCGAGCGAAGTGGCCATTACAGCAGAGATGCGGGTAAAGACCGAAATACCGACCGGACTAATCAAGCGGGGTTTTCATTATACCACCGCA
This window of the Geoanaerobacter pelophilus genome carries:
- a CDS encoding helix-turn-helix domain-containing protein produces the protein MSRLELAERLRKAREAVGLSIGDAATRLGFTNYQTLSNIEKGDREVKASELAQFAKTYFCNLNNLLMGDDVPQPAVHFLWRRAPSERKSEIEASIKHRFEEYHLLEKLLGLVEEGSGPVISVSPADIRTYHQVDALAAKVSNLLNMGSRPALSLQKVMEQMLRTKILFIELSEFGSAASTVHPEFGAAIVVNSEEAPWRINFTLAHELFHIITWNTFNPSDLEQDEALFKDIEKKAERFASTLLLPESAVREELNARIKEQKLSFSDIVDIAREFGVSTQALLYRMANMRFIEWEKANDLARNDELLMIDRRIRRDADYETPSSERFTLLAVKCLRKGLISRGKFSELLDIDRADIDEFLEYRGLSEAEGESIEIMAS
- a CDS encoding DUF2188 domain-containing protein produces the protein MSRKEHHVVPNSNGGWDVVKPGAQRVSVHTETKREAINQGRTISQNQQSEFIIHNKNGRISGADSHGNDPFPPRG
- a CDS encoding nucleotidyl transferase AbiEii/AbiGii toxin family protein → MHEAVTRMLAKYEPKSVDDSVRALREIIQEVALLGLWRAKFFEHAAFYGGTALRILYGLDRFSEDLDFSLLTPSPDFNLARYTASLEEELLAFGFNVRVEMVDKAVESAVQSAFLKANTRNELLVIEAGEELAGQVAAGQVLKVKIEVDTDPPPGFNTSTRYLLQPIPFAVRSYTLPDLFAGKMHAILYRKWKNRVKGRDWYDFVWYAANHPQLNLAHLEQRMRQTGHWNGEAPLSSAAFRDLLFDTITRLDVNQARKDVAPFVNDQQMLTLWSHDFFHDVAGRIQTEG
- a CDS encoding type IV toxin-antitoxin system AbiEi family antitoxin domain-containing protein — protein: MTNSLLLKSIPYEEFDYQTLLDSVHGYTQPRMKISGMLAKGDIVRVKKGLYILGESLRRRPFCRELLANLIYGPAYVSLEYALHYHGLTPERVETVTSVTCGRSRTFDSPVGTFSYRMIPMEAFRTGMDQVELDDGRSFLIAIPEKALADRIVADRGAGISTQKELHEYLLADLRIDPANLRGLDPARLAEIARHYRSRRVKLLADLITRLSKGAR
- a CDS encoding antitoxin Xre/MbcA/ParS toxin-binding domain-containing protein; translation: MALAHAKTADIDLTSDDSRSALSKMVIKLFHLWDLSTADQLDLLGLSPKSRAMLAKYGKGEALPGTRDILDRVGWLLAIHKALRLLYPQNEDIRYSWVSRRNTAFDNLTPLAVMKEQGIIGIAKVARYLDFYRGR